The Edaphobacter sp. 12200R-103 genome contains a region encoding:
- a CDS encoding Gfo/Idh/MocA family protein — protein MRKIGIIMNGVTGRMGTNQHLGRSIAAIRSQGGLRLRDQSVVMPDPILVGRNEEKLKTLARQWNVERWSTDLDSCLADKENIIYFDAQLTQVRAPSVHAALKAGKHIYCEKPLASTLDQCLELARGAEGAGVKNGVVQDKLFLPGILKLKQVISTGLLGRILSIRGEFGYWVFEGPNPPAQRPSWNYREEDGGGIILDMFPHWQYVLSNLFGEIRAVSCTARTSIPKRIDEAGAEYTCTADDAAYATFELEDGIVAHINSSWATRVNRGELLELHVDGTEGSAVAGLRECKVQPRAVTPKAVWNPDIPNPIDFIDGWQSIPATVPEENAFKVQWEMFLRHVLEDAPFPHTFLEAAKGVQLAEAGLRSWSERRWVDLPQLTLSQG, from the coding sequence AACCAGCATCTGGGACGGTCCATCGCGGCAATTCGAAGCCAGGGAGGTCTGCGCCTGCGCGACCAAAGCGTCGTGATGCCCGACCCCATTCTGGTGGGCCGCAATGAAGAGAAGCTCAAGACACTGGCCAGACAATGGAACGTGGAACGCTGGTCGACCGATCTCGATAGCTGCCTCGCCGATAAAGAGAACATCATCTACTTCGATGCGCAACTGACGCAGGTGAGAGCCCCCAGTGTGCACGCGGCGCTGAAGGCGGGCAAACACATCTACTGCGAAAAACCTCTGGCTTCTACCCTTGATCAATGTCTCGAACTTGCACGAGGGGCAGAGGGCGCCGGGGTCAAAAATGGCGTCGTTCAGGACAAGCTCTTCCTCCCCGGAATCCTGAAACTGAAGCAGGTTATCTCCACCGGATTGCTCGGCAGGATTCTCTCGATCCGTGGTGAATTCGGCTATTGGGTCTTCGAAGGCCCCAATCCTCCCGCGCAGCGTCCATCGTGGAACTACCGCGAGGAAGATGGTGGCGGCATCATCCTCGATATGTTTCCGCACTGGCAGTACGTCCTCTCGAATCTCTTTGGCGAGATCAGGGCTGTCAGCTGCACAGCGCGCACGTCGATTCCAAAGCGCATCGACGAGGCCGGGGCAGAATACACGTGTACTGCGGACGATGCGGCCTATGCCACCTTTGAGCTGGAAGACGGCATCGTCGCCCATATCAACTCCTCCTGGGCGACGCGGGTCAATCGCGGCGAGCTTCTGGAGCTTCATGTGGACGGTACTGAAGGAAGCGCAGTCGCGGGCCTTCGCGAGTGCAAGGTTCAGCCCCGCGCCGTCACCCCAAAAGCTGTGTGGAATCCCGATATTCCCAACCCGATCGATTTCATCGACGGATGGCAAAGCATACCCGCAACCGTCCCAGAGGAAAATGCATTCAAGGTTCAGTGGGAGATGTTTCTGCGGCACGTGCTCGAAGACGCTCCGTTCCCGCATACCTTTCTGGAGGCTGCAAAGGGAGTTCAACTTGCAGAGGCTGGTCTGCGCTCCTGGTCCGAGCGGCGCTGGGTCGACCTTCCCCAACTTACGCTCTCTCAGGGCTGA
- a CDS encoding dihydrodipicolinate synthase family protein, whose protein sequence is MKKIRLPLDGHISEYCLNNKEPWPASPIPPPRSRTVYAAAHVVIDPLQPDVLDIEATLAFRRHLWSLGFGVAEAMDTAQRGMGLSWTAARDLIRVSARENEGEIACGANTDQLDPTAPATLDDVIRAYQEQCETIESAGGRVILMASRVLARCATGPEDYIRVYRHLLSNLNQTAILHWLGEAFDPQLKGYWGSSNVDEAMQTCLAIIQENQTKIDGIKISLLDKQQEIKMRRLLPSSVRMYTGDDFDYAELIRGDEQGYSHALLGIFDGIAPAAALAFKALDAGDLDTYAAILAPTVPLSRHIFQTPTYFYKTGLVFLAYLNGYQRHFRMLGGQESARSIGHLAKLFVLADQARLLSDPELALHRMRLVLELAGAEA, encoded by the coding sequence ATGAAGAAGATTCGACTGCCTCTCGATGGCCACATATCCGAGTATTGTCTGAACAATAAAGAGCCCTGGCCCGCATCGCCAATCCCGCCGCCGCGCTCCCGCACGGTCTACGCTGCGGCCCATGTTGTCATCGATCCGCTGCAGCCTGACGTGCTCGATATCGAAGCCACCCTGGCATTCCGGCGCCATCTCTGGTCACTCGGCTTCGGTGTGGCCGAAGCTATGGATACAGCACAGCGCGGCATGGGGCTGAGCTGGACGGCGGCCCGCGACCTGATCCGTGTCTCCGCCCGCGAGAACGAGGGCGAGATTGCATGCGGTGCAAATACCGATCAGCTCGATCCCACCGCTCCCGCAACCCTCGACGACGTCATCCGGGCTTACCAGGAGCAGTGCGAGACCATCGAGTCCGCCGGAGGCCGCGTCATCCTGATGGCCAGCCGTGTTCTTGCCCGCTGCGCCACCGGTCCTGAGGACTACATTCGTGTGTATCGCCATCTACTCAGCAATCTCAATCAGACGGCAATCCTGCACTGGCTCGGCGAGGCCTTCGATCCACAGCTCAAAGGCTACTGGGGCTCCTCAAACGTAGATGAGGCCATGCAGACCTGTCTTGCGATTATCCAGGAGAATCAGACAAAGATCGACGGCATCAAGATCTCCCTGCTCGACAAGCAGCAGGAGATCAAAATGCGACGGCTCCTGCCGTCCTCGGTCCGGATGTACACCGGGGACGACTTCGATTATGCCGAGTTGATCCGTGGAGACGAACAGGGTTACAGCCATGCTCTCCTCGGTATCTTCGACGGAATCGCTCCTGCCGCTGCGCTCGCCTTCAAGGCTCTCGACGCGGGCGATCTGGACACCTATGCAGCCATCCTTGCGCCGACGGTTCCTTTATCGCGGCATATCTTCCAGACCCCAACATATTTCTACAAGACCGGTCTGGTTTTTCTCGCGTACCTGAACGGCTACCAGAGGCACTTTCGCATGCTTGGAGGACAGGAGAGTGCCCGTTCGATCGGTCACCTTGCAAAGCTCTTCGTCCTGGCCGATCAGGCGCGACTGTTGTCCGATCCTGAACTCGCCCTCCATCGCATGCGGCTTGTCCTCGAACTGGCAGGAGCGGAGGCATAG
- a CDS encoding NAD(P)-dependent oxidoreductase — MNIVVYGATGNAGSEIVKELLRRGHKVTGVARNVDSLKDQPGVAAKTDNLSNVDRITEVIKGADAVVSAYQPPADNTDALIDVTKRQIDAVKKAGVARLIVVGGAGQLEVAPGVTLIKSGYLPAEYMPIALSHEKAAEVLKASSGINWTYIAPAAYFVPGERTGKYRSGTNNLVSDEKGESRISFADYAIALVDEVEKPQHERALFSVGY; from the coding sequence ATGAACATTGTGGTGTATGGAGCTACGGGAAACGCCGGTTCGGAGATCGTGAAGGAGCTGTTGCGGCGGGGGCATAAAGTTACGGGCGTGGCGCGCAATGTGGATTCGCTGAAGGATCAGCCCGGTGTGGCTGCAAAGACCGACAATCTCTCCAATGTGGACCGTATTACAGAGGTGATCAAGGGCGCCGATGCGGTGGTTTCGGCTTACCAACCGCCTGCCGACAATACGGATGCCCTGATCGATGTGACGAAGCGTCAGATCGACGCGGTGAAGAAAGCTGGCGTAGCTCGCCTGATCGTGGTAGGAGGAGCAGGGCAACTTGAGGTGGCTCCAGGAGTGACTCTGATCAAGTCGGGCTATCTTCCTGCGGAGTACATGCCGATTGCGCTGTCGCACGAGAAGGCGGCTGAGGTGCTAAAGGCTTCCTCCGGGATCAACTGGACGTACATTGCCCCCGCGGCGTATTTCGTACCGGGCGAGCGAACAGGAAAGTACAGGAGCGGAACCAACAACCTTGTCTCCGATGAGAAGGGTGAAAGCAGGATATCGTTTGCCGATTACGCCATTGCGCTGGTGGATGAGGTCGAGAAGCCACAGCATGAGAGAGCTTTGTTTTCGGTTGGCTATTGA
- a CDS encoding sulfite reductase flavoprotein subunit alpha, with protein sequence MSEVLEQEAKAGAAAHAQKYTRNNPYISNVNVNYLLTAEGSEKETRHIELSLEEGMTYTPGDAVGIIPENRPDAVEDVLKALGYKGDERVLDHYKVEISLEEALRTRLGIGKLSRGSVGQYAKLAPDVEGLKLLTGPDNRARAEEYCWGREFVDLATDFPGVVTDPQQLFNVLQRLTPRMYSISSSQKVHADTVHTTVRVIRYEAHGRDRQGVASGHLGDRAGEGTTMPIFLHSNNNFRLPENPDAPVIMIGPGTGIAPFRAFLEEREADGAKGKNWLFFGEQRMKLDFLYQEQLEGMEKKGVLTHLHCAFSRDQHNKVYVQDRIQEHAREVFEWLEEGAYFYVCGDATRMAKDVENALLDAIAKGSNGTLEHAAEYLANMKKQKRYQRDVY encoded by the coding sequence ATGAGCGAAGTTCTGGAACAGGAAGCGAAAGCTGGGGCGGCGGCGCACGCCCAGAAATACACTCGCAATAATCCGTACATCTCGAATGTCAATGTCAACTATCTGCTGACCGCCGAGGGGTCGGAGAAGGAGACGCGGCACATTGAGCTCTCCCTGGAAGAGGGCATGACCTATACGCCCGGCGATGCCGTGGGCATCATCCCTGAGAACCGGCCCGACGCTGTGGAAGATGTGCTCAAGGCGCTTGGCTACAAGGGCGACGAGCGGGTGCTGGATCACTATAAGGTTGAGATCTCCCTCGAAGAGGCCCTGCGCACCCGGCTTGGAATCGGCAAGCTGTCGCGCGGCAGCGTGGGACAGTACGCCAAGCTCGCTCCTGACGTCGAGGGCCTGAAGCTTCTGACCGGTCCGGACAATCGCGCCCGCGCCGAGGAATACTGCTGGGGCCGCGAGTTCGTCGACCTGGCTACCGATTTTCCCGGTGTCGTTACCGACCCGCAGCAGCTCTTCAACGTGCTGCAGCGCCTGACGCCGCGGATGTACTCGATCTCCTCAAGCCAGAAAGTTCACGCAGATACCGTGCATACGACCGTTCGCGTCATCCGCTACGAGGCGCATGGCCGCGACCGGCAGGGCGTCGCCAGCGGCCATCTGGGCGACCGCGCCGGAGAAGGTACGACGATGCCGATCTTCCTGCACTCGAACAACAACTTCCGCCTTCCTGAGAACCCGGATGCCCCGGTCATCATGATCGGGCCCGGCACTGGAATTGCTCCCTTCCGCGCATTTCTCGAGGAGCGAGAGGCAGATGGAGCTAAGGGCAAGAACTGGCTCTTCTTCGGCGAGCAACGTATGAAGCTGGACTTCCTGTACCAGGAGCAGCTTGAGGGCATGGAGAAGAAGGGTGTCTTGACCCATCTGCACTGCGCCTTCTCGCGCGATCAGCACAACAAGGTTTACGTCCAGGACCGCATCCAGGAGCATGCCCGAGAGGTCTTCGAGTGGCTGGAAGAAGGCGCCTACTTCTATGTCTGCGGCGACGCTACCCGCATGGCGAAGGACGTAGAGAATGCTCTGCTGGACGCGATCGCCAAAGGATCGAACGGCACGCTGGAGCACGCTGCTGAATACCTTGCCAATATGAAGAAACAGAAGCGGTACCAGAGGGATGTGTACTAA
- a CDS encoding sugar phosphate isomerase/epimerase translates to MEDLSRLSFNQMTAGKAPLREVIDACSRQGIEWIGPWRHSIGDNPAEWGKTLRDSGLKVSSLCRGGMFPAATAEERRKRIDDNLRAIDEAVAIGTDLLVLVNGPSPDKDIDGARQMVADGIAAIVDHAEQSGVRLAIEPLHPMFAADRSVIVTMSEANALAELFRAGSVGLVVDVYHVWWDPEVYRQIERAGERIFAFHVSDWIVPLPDTLMGRGLMGDGVIELQRLRNAVERAGYTGPIEVEIFNEALWSQPVGEIARSVAERFCLTV, encoded by the coding sequence GTGGAGGATCTCAGTCGTCTCAGCTTCAACCAGATGACTGCGGGTAAGGCTCCGCTGCGCGAGGTTATCGACGCCTGCAGCAGACAGGGAATCGAATGGATCGGGCCATGGCGCCATTCCATCGGTGACAATCCTGCGGAGTGGGGAAAGACGTTGCGAGACTCCGGCCTGAAGGTCTCCAGCCTCTGCCGGGGAGGCATGTTTCCTGCAGCCACTGCCGAAGAGCGGCGTAAGCGCATCGACGATAACCTCCGCGCAATCGACGAGGCCGTCGCTATCGGCACAGACCTGCTGGTGCTGGTCAACGGTCCCTCTCCGGATAAGGATATCGACGGCGCGAGGCAGATGGTCGCCGATGGCATCGCAGCCATCGTTGACCATGCGGAGCAGTCCGGCGTCCGGCTTGCTATCGAGCCGCTTCATCCCATGTTCGCGGCGGACCGGAGTGTCATCGTAACCATGTCTGAGGCGAATGCACTCGCGGAGCTGTTTCGCGCAGGTTCTGTCGGCCTGGTCGTCGATGTCTACCACGTCTGGTGGGATCCTGAGGTCTACCGGCAGATCGAGCGTGCCGGAGAGAGAATCTTCGCCTTTCATGTCTCCGACTGGATCGTTCCACTTCCCGACACCCTGATGGGGCGAGGCCTGATGGGCGATGGTGTCATCGAGCTTCAACGATTGCGGAACGCGGTCGAGCGAGCGGGCTACACCGGCCCCATCGAGGTCGAGATCTTCAACGAAGCTCTTTGGAGCCAGCCGGTTGGCGAGATTGCCCGCTCCGTCGCCGAGCGCTTTTGCCTCACCGTTTAG